One genomic segment of Homo sapiens chromosome 14, GRCh38.p14 Primary Assembly includes these proteins:
- the DMAC2L gene encoding ATP synthase subunit s, mitochondrial isoform X1, with translation MVLKTGGFPAQVLSLHAAIHVRCDLLLLAFHHDCEASPAMWNYQMMPFGKISQQLCGVKKLPWSCDSRYFWGWLNAVFNKVDYDRIRDVGPDRAASEWLLRCGAMVRYHGQERWQKDYNHLPTGPLDKYKIQAIDATDSCIMSIGFDHMEGLEHVEKIRLCKCHYIEDDCLLRLSQLENLQKTILEMEIISCGNITDKGIIALRHLRNLKYLLLSDLPGVREKENLVQAFKTALPSLELKLQLK, from the exons atggttttaaaaacgggaggtttccctgcacaagttctttCTTTGcatgctgccatccatgtaagatgtgacttgctcctccttgccttccaccatgattgtgaggcctccccagccatgtggaact ATCAAATGATGCCGTTTGGAAAAATTTCCCAGCAGTTGTGTGGCGTAAAGAAACTCCCATGGTCATGTGACTCCAGATACTTCTGGGGCTGGTTGAATGCAGTGTTTAATAA GGTGGATTATGATCGCATCAGGGATGTTGGCCCTGACAGGGCGGCATCCGAGTGGTTGCTGCGCTGTGGGGCCATGGTGCGCTACCATGGCCAGGAGAGGTGGCAGAAGGACTACAACCACCTTCCAACAGGCCCTCTGGACAAATACAAGATTCAGGCGATCGACGCCACCGACTCTTGTATCATGAGCATTGGATTTGATCACATGG AGGGCCTAGAGCATGTTGAAAAAATAAGGCTGTGCAAGTGTCATTATATCGAGGATGACTGTTTGCTGAGACTTAGTCAACttgaaaatttacaaaaaaccatattggaaatggaaataatatccTGTGGGAATATCACAGACAAAGGCATCATTGCTTTGCGTCATTTAAG aaacctcaaatatttgttgttaagtgatcttcctggagtaagagaaaaagaaaatcttgtccAAGCCTTTAAGACAGCACTGCCTTCTCTGGAACTAAAATTACAATTGAAGTAA
- the DMAC2L gene encoding ATP synthase subunit s, mitochondrial isoform X3 — MMPFGKISQQLCGVKKLPWSCDSRYFWGWLNAVFNKVDYDRIRDVGPDRAASEWLLRCGAMVRYHGQERWQKDYNHLPTGPLDKYKIQAIDATDSCIMSIGFDHMEGLEHVEKIRLCKCHYIEDDCLLRLSQLENLQKTILEMEIISCGNITDKGIIALRHLRA; from the exons ATGATGCCGTTTGGAAAAATTTCCCAGCAGTTGTGTGGCGTAAAGAAACTCCCATGGTCATGTGACTCCAGATACTTCTGGGGCTGGTTGAATGCAGTGTTTAATAA GGTGGATTATGATCGCATCAGGGATGTTGGCCCTGACAGGGCGGCATCCGAGTGGTTGCTGCGCTGTGGGGCCATGGTGCGCTACCATGGCCAGGAGAGGTGGCAGAAGGACTACAACCACCTTCCAACAGGCCCTCTGGACAAATACAAGATTCAGGCGATCGACGCCACCGACTCTTGTATCATGAGCATTGGATTTGATCACATGG AGGGCCTAGAGCATGTTGAAAAAATAAGGCTGTGCAAGTGTCATTATATCGAGGATGACTGTTTGCTGAGACTTAGTCAACttgaaaatttacaaaaaaccatattggaaatggaaataatatccTGTGGGAATATCACAGACAAAGGCATCATTGCTTTGCGTCATTTAAG AGCCTAG
- the DMAC2L gene encoding ATP synthase subunit s, mitochondrial isoform c precursor (isoform c precursor is encoded by transcript variant 3): MMPFGKISQQLCGVKKLPWSCDSRYFWGWLNAVFNKVDYDRIRDVGPDRAASEWLLRCGAMVRYHGQERWQKDYNHLPTGPLDKYKIQAIDATDSCIMSIGFDHMGNYPIVLLIENADDLQ, translated from the exons ATGATGCCGTTTGGAAAAATTTCCCAGCAGTTGTGTGGCGTAAAGAAACTCCCATGGTCATGTGACTCCAGATACTTCTGGGGCTGGTTGAATGCAGTGTTTAATAA GGTGGATTATGATCGCATCAGGGATGTTGGCCCTGACAGGGCGGCATCCGAGTGGTTGCTGCGCTGTGGGGCCATGGTGCGCTACCATGGCCAGGAGAGGTGGCAGAAGGACTACAACCACCTTCCAACAGGCCCTCTGGACAAATACAAGATTCAGGCGATCGACGCCACCGACTCTTGTATCATGAGCATTGGATTTGATCACATGGGTAACTACCCTATCGTTTTGCTAATAGAAAATGCAGATGATTTGCAGTGA
- the DMAC2L gene encoding ATP synthase subunit s, mitochondrial isoform a precursor (isoform a precursor is encoded by transcript variant 1), whose amino-acid sequence MMPFGKISQQLCGVKKLPWSCDSRYFWGWLNAVFNKVDYDRIRDVGPDRAASEWLLRCGAMVRYHGQERWQKDYNHLPTGPLDKYKIQAIDATDSCIMSIGFDHMEGLEHVEKIRLCKCHYIEDDCLLRLSQLENLQKTILEMEIISCGNITDKGIIALRHLRNLKYLLLSDLPGVREKENLVQAFKTALPSLELKLQLK is encoded by the exons ATGATGCCGTTTGGAAAAATTTCCCAGCAGTTGTGTGGCGTAAAGAAACTCCCATGGTCATGTGACTCCAGATACTTCTGGGGCTGGTTGAATGCAGTGTTTAATAA GGTGGATTATGATCGCATCAGGGATGTTGGCCCTGACAGGGCGGCATCCGAGTGGTTGCTGCGCTGTGGGGCCATGGTGCGCTACCATGGCCAGGAGAGGTGGCAGAAGGACTACAACCACCTTCCAACAGGCCCTCTGGACAAATACAAGATTCAGGCGATCGACGCCACCGACTCTTGTATCATGAGCATTGGATTTGATCACATGG AGGGCCTAGAGCATGTTGAAAAAATAAGGCTGTGCAAGTGTCATTATATCGAGGATGACTGTTTGCTGAGACTTAGTCAACttgaaaatttacaaaaaaccatattggaaatggaaataatatccTGTGGGAATATCACAGACAAAGGCATCATTGCTTTGCGTCATTTAAG aaacctcaaatatttgttgttaagtgatcttcctggagtaagagaaaaagaaaatcttgtccAAGCCTTTAAGACAGCACTGCCTTCTCTGGAACTAAAATTACAATTGAAGTAA
- the DMAC2L gene encoding ATP synthase subunit s, mitochondrial isoform X5: MMPFGKISQQLCGVKKLPWSCDSRYFWGWLNAVFNKVDYDRIRDVGPDRAASEWLLRCGAMVRYHGQERWQKDYNHLPTGPLDKYKIQAIDATDSCIMSIGFDHMETSNICC; this comes from the exons ATGATGCCGTTTGGAAAAATTTCCCAGCAGTTGTGTGGCGTAAAGAAACTCCCATGGTCATGTGACTCCAGATACTTCTGGGGCTGGTTGAATGCAGTGTTTAATAA GGTGGATTATGATCGCATCAGGGATGTTGGCCCTGACAGGGCGGCATCCGAGTGGTTGCTGCGCTGTGGGGCCATGGTGCGCTACCATGGCCAGGAGAGGTGGCAGAAGGACTACAACCACCTTCCAACAGGCCCTCTGGACAAATACAAGATTCAGGCGATCGACGCCACCGACTCTTGTATCATGAGCATTGGATTTGATCACATGG aaacctcaaatatttgttgttaa
- the DMAC2L gene encoding ATP synthase subunit s, mitochondrial isoform d (isoform d is encoded by transcript variant 7) → MMPFGKISQQLCGVKKLPWSCDSRYFWGWLNAVFNKVDYDRIRDVGPDRAASEWLLRCGAMVRYHGQERWQKDYNHLPTGPLDKYKIQAIDATDSCIMSIGFDHMEGLEHVEKIRLCKCHYIEDDCLLRLSQLENLQKTILEMEIISCGNITDKGIIALRHLR, encoded by the exons ATGATGCCGTTTGGAAAAATTTCCCAGCAGTTGTGTGGCGTAAAGAAACTCCCATGGTCATGTGACTCCAGATACTTCTGGGGCTGGTTGAATGCAGTGTTTAATAA GGTGGATTATGATCGCATCAGGGATGTTGGCCCTGACAGGGCGGCATCCGAGTGGTTGCTGCGCTGTGGGGCCATGGTGCGCTACCATGGCCAGGAGAGGTGGCAGAAGGACTACAACCACCTTCCAACAGGCCCTCTGGACAAATACAAGATTCAGGCGATCGACGCCACCGACTCTTGTATCATGAGCATTGGATTTGATCACATGG AGGGCCTAGAGCATGTTGAAAAAATAAGGCTGTGCAAGTGTCATTATATCGAGGATGACTGTTTGCTGAGACTTAGTCAACttgaaaatttacaaaaaaccatattggaaatggaaataatatccTGTGGGAATATCACAGACAAAGGCATCATTGCTTTGCGTCATTTAAGGTAG